In the Salvia miltiorrhiza cultivar Shanhuang (shh) chromosome 8, IMPLAD_Smil_shh, whole genome shotgun sequence genome, atagtactccctccgtccaccaattcaaggcctacttgcctttttgggacgtccacaaaaacaaggcctatctatttttggcaagtttttattcattatttaatctacaaagtcaaagattctttacaaaaaagagGGACCATTTCTcaactcaactaataaaaatacactttttcttaaaaagtgggaccctttctccactcaactaataaaaatacactttttcttaaaacctgtgtttTTTCCCCTAGgtctttaattggtggacggagggagtatctattAATCTATATTTTCATTCTTATAATATTCGTTGAATCTCATGAAAAACATAGTATTTTTATATTGCAtcatgcatgtttatcaacagAAATAATTCCAAACATCtgtttttttataaattgatatttttttatatttagacCATTTTATGTTCAAATAAGATTATTGCATCTCCAACAGTGAAACAAGTCTTGAATTAAAAATTCACAACTTTCCTCgcattacaaaaataaaaataaatagtcaaaaaCAAATACGTATAATTGGTATAGTTGGGTTGTACGGAATTattgaaaagggaaaaagaaaagtAGTTTTTGTAATTTacccaaaataacaatattCGACATCAACTAGAGATCGATGTTCccctcaaataaataaataatagagaTCTATATCGAAAAAAATGTGGTTTCTTAAACTATGTATTAAATAGTATTTTCAGAGAAATATTAGTTTAAGCTGAATCGGACTGACTGATAAGTAACGTGCAAATATGCTATTTTTCTGTTTTATTCAAAATGCATAACTTTTCTATGTTAAAGAAGGCTTAAAATTAAGTTCctttaaaggaaaaaaaaaattcatcttcCTCATTTTTGGTGaaatcacataaatttgtgTGAGATCGTCTTATAAATTAAAATCGGGACTAATATTCACATTTGAATGATATTTTATaatcttattagtatttttaAAGAAGATTTTATCGCTAAGATTCTTGATTTAGGATTCTATTACATTCTAACATGATATCTTCTATTGTATTTGTAAGTGATTAATATGTAATAATGCTAAGAGTCTATATAAGGAAAATATAGACCATAACATTCACAATTCTATACCTTTATGATTATTATCACGTGTCAATTATCCACGAATATAGTAGAATATATAATCTTGTGGTGAGAAAAAGGGTTGATTGAACGTTACCcatgaaattttattaataaaaaataatcaaaatgtTTAACctaaaaaagaagataaagtaaaataaaataaaataaagaagttTGATTAACCAAAAATAGACATGGGCCTCTATTTTAAACAATTGAGTTTTTAGACTCTTTGTCTTGATGGCTCACTAACAGCGGCGCAGTTTCCCTCTCTTTAACCTgagacaaacaaaaacaaaaaagtgggaattatcacatatattcatctttcataaaaacataagttttataactctagtttataatagataagttatatagccattttaGACTTAAAAGACTATAAAATCCTTTGACCTTTTtgtactcgatggcaccatcgAGTATACCAtcgaagtactcgatggtgccatcgagtacacaatcgagtaatgaaaaaactgaaaattttctataacaccatcgagtacttcgagtactcgatggtgccatcgtgtacaccatcgagtaataaaaagtcaaagggtgttatagtcttttaaacttaaaatgactatataacttatctattataaactagggctataaaacttatgtttttatgaaagatGGTTATAATAAGATTTCCCTCAACAAAAAATTACCAAATCAAAatacaaaacaataaaagaaatttccataataacaataataataacaacattaaTAATTTGGTGTTCCATTCCGTATTCTACTATTGGTCTTTTTTGTTTATCTTTATTAATtttgtcttcaattttattttttaggattGATACTAATTTATACTCCTATATTAAAAAGTCAAGATTTCagtttgaaattaatttcaaattgatttcaaaattgagtgataattttatagttttaattataaactagtatattttttccttttttttatattcttattttttttctttctaaaattgtgaaattcgactaattataaaatatttaatatgtatattatcACGATacgagctttaatttgatactgtaaatatttgatttaaaatgtaaaagttacatttatttaaagattaaaatttaaaaaaatctctctactctctcattTGATACTgtgaaattcatattttttatttgaataaatatattttttaaattttttttatttttaatttcattttcatttttaaccttatttttttatattttcgtaatatcaatttttgttattgtaaattctttatttttctattttttccacTATTCAACTCAAATGTATTcagttaaattaatttttttattagattTATGAATCTGATTATAATTGagttaatatcaattttatataaatatagaaatatagaaACGTTTCCATGTGCATTGCACCGAATGCACATGCTAGTATAAACTTGTTGGCCACAAAGTATCAATTTGTTGATTGATTTATGAAGATAGTGAAATGAATAGTGGAATACAAAGTATCAATTAGGATTGTTGGCCTTTTTCAATCATCATACTCCCTTCGTCAACAAAAAATAGTCTGAGAAGGAGACGACACTAGTTTTAATAACTGTAAATGTAAATGGAGTTTAGATCTCACTTAAAAAGTAgtgtttataaattataattataattaattgtattgtgagaaGAGAAAGGGGCCACCATGCGATAAAAAGTGTTCGAAAATGGAAAAGGACTAATTTTTTCGAACgtcccaaaatggcaaaaatggattattttttcgtggacggagggagtataacaaaACTTGACACACTCAAACTCAAGATCAAGATGAGAGAAACATCTCCATGATGTGAAGCAAATTGGTAGTAAAACACAAGTGTAGATATTACCTGGAGGGAGGAGAGAGAAGGGGAGAGCTTCTTCTTGGATTCAAGAGTGCAGAAGTAAGAATACAATCCCATGCCAAGCATAGCAACAAGTATGCCAAGGATGTTCCTTGCAGTGAAAGGATCATGCAAGAGAGTGTACCCAAATGCAAGAACAAGGCATGTCTTAAGATGCCCCAACACTTGGTATGTAACAGGAGATGTCTTCCCTATCACCAAGAATGTGCTGAAGTTCACAAACACAGCAATCAAGCATGACAGCAGTATGAACACCATGACAACGGGTGAGTACGTGTAGGCGAACACGTTCTGCTTCGTCAGGCACTGGTCCAGCAGGGGCCCCGACACGAACAGAATGGCTGCTTGGAATGGCGATGACTGATACAGAAGCTGTGTTGATGACACATTCAGCCTCTTCTGTATTGTGTTTGTCAGCTGACAAATGAAAAAATGTGTTAGTGTAACTAATGCTAATATATGGTGATGATTTATTGAACAAAGTGTGAAATTAGGAGACATACAATCTGGCCTATGCAAGTTGTTAGGATGGCTATGAGTGACAGAATGGTTCCAACCATGTTTAGCTGAAGATCTGTGACAGATGCAATGCCAACTCCAGCTAGTAGTATTGACAAAGAGATCTTGATCTTGTCACTGCATCACAAAAaggaaattaaattactcacatatatctatatatatatatatctatagcaaTCAATGTTGAGATTTTTGAGAGGACTAACCTGAATTGCTTCTTGAGGAACAGAGTTTCCAAGAGGACTGTGAAAGGAATGATTGCAAGTTTTGTCATCTGCAGCATGTGAATGAGTCTCCCAAAAATGGATCATGATGTGTGAAAAAGATTGAGTTTTTTTATCAAGAATTCATTCATTCACCTGATAGAAGCCAATGGAGTTGAATCCCAAGCTGAGGTTGAGGAAGCCAATGGAGACACCATTCAGGATGCCAAAGAGCACCACTGTCTTCGTGTCGATTGTCTTGTTCTCGAAGAAATTCAGGCGCAACGCGACGTGGAGGGTGCAGTATGTTACCATCAGGTGCCAACTGGTGAGTGTTGTGGCtacaagaaagaaaagaaagaaaaatatatatgaagttGATGTATTTGTGGAAGTTTTCACACAAAATGGTCAGTTACCAAATTGGAAGCCAAGATTGCTCATCAGGGCCTTGTTGCAGATGACAATGGACACCGACGACGCGACGGAGAGAAACAGTGCACCCATCACTCCCAGCTGGTTGTTTGACATCTCCCCCATCTTCTGTGGAGATCAccagattttctttttttttctttttttcatgaAAAACAGAGTTATGTTAGACACATATTCTTGAATATAGGTACTTCTGTTTTCTGGAGGCCAGTCACATTCACATTAGTGATGTATTTATTTAACATTTGGTACAAGTTTAGTGACAAGGGACTCACAAACCATGTGGCCTAATGAATCTTTAATGTGATCATCAAAATCATTTAAAGTGGGAATAATGTGAACATATTATATGTGCATGATGGAGTGATGGAGTTAGAGCCAAACAAACCTCTTGTGCTCTCcaaccagagagagagagagagagagagagagggggggagagagagagagggagagagagagagaggcttgtagtagaatgaagaagaaaggaGAGTTGGCTTATATTATTATTACCATGTGGTGGGTGATAAGGTTGTTTGATATTGGCTATTGTTGGCTTTGTTCTTAACGACCATTTTAAGCAAAGGGTAGCCATTTCCATTCGTCATATATAAGGCTACTCATTTAATGGAAATCTTTAAATTAAtagaatataataaatttatatagaaaaaaaaatatgaaatgcCCTATTTGCAAATTGCCTTTAAAACTGTAGATTTTAGCTAATTTTGCAAGATCATACGAATTATATAGTGTAAGATATTAGCATATAGATTTTGGGTGTCCAAATTGTGCATTATTAATGTTGCTAACTAacgttatactccctccgtcccactagaattgacacttttgagttgggcacggagattaagaacaaatggttaagagtgtaaaataAGTAGGATCcatttattttatgtgagtagagaaagtagggaccacatactatattagaaaagtgtcaattctaatgggacaaacaaaaaaggcaagtgtgcaaATTCTAGTGGGACGAAGTGAATATTATATATGAACTAATTGTTAAAACATGACCATAACTTTCAGTGTTTTCAGAAAGAGGACTATATGAtacagaatttgaaaatgagtaCTATACGTTACAGAATCTGTAAATGAGGACTTTAGCTTCCATTTTTTGCATTTACGCTCCTATTTCGGGCTATGATGGAAGCTGTAGTCCTcattttgatgtgttaaataggagtgtaaatgtaaaaaatggaaGCGATAGTCCTCACTTtcaaatttcataatatatagtcctcattttcaaattccgtaACATATAGTCATCTTTTGGAAAATACTAAAAGTTACGGTGatgttttaacaattagctttattatatatacatagttATGTTGATTTGCAAAGTCTTGGAAAGGAAGATAGGAAGGTGAAACGAGAGCACTTATTTGTGCATATGGAAAATGTTGAGAAACCATACAAATAGTCTTAGTTTGGTGAGATGTTACATGAAAATGACATTGGAGTTAAACCACATCCTTCTATATCTTGAaactatttattatttttcgtgTTATGATTTATATTTCCTCATATTATGTGTATGGTGATGGTGCTACATCGTATTAATTATAACTGTGAATCATTAGGAGCTTTAATTGAAATTACAATTCAAGTTTATTAGTCAATAATTATGATTTAGGAGCTCTCCATACCATACCCTTTAATTAAAAGGTTAAATTATGAGAATGAAATGTGATGAAGAATAGATGATCACGTGACCATTTTTTTGTATCACTTTTTAGCTTTGGTTTTGCAGTTTCTGTTTTTGCAGTTTCTTTAAAGGTATTCATGTAATGAAAAGCCAGTGAAAGATCTTTTCCAATGGTTTATTTGCTCCACAAACAGAAATTTATAAGTCGATTTATAGAGTTTTGATACTTCTAAAGGTTGTAAAAATTGTATAAGATTTGGCGTTATATAAATCTCAAACGTATTTTACAATTATAGAGTTTCATAATTTTAGATATATTATCAACCATATCAAATAAATGTGGAACAGAATTCTCTACATCAAGTAAAAGTTCATGTTTCAGTTTTCCTTTTACACCTTCTAAAACACACCTTTTCGTAGGTTAAAATCTACAAGGCATAACATATGtggaacatatatatatatatatatatatatataaaaataaataaacaataataactttgtgaaaattatatattagttcCCGAATGCTTTATATATTTCAGTGAGTCTAAAAAatctatctatactaatagaaaaataGCCTAAGCAGTTTAATACACAACTTGtgaattgcctattttacccctattatatatttattattatatttataaaatataatacatttatttgtcacccaaatctataaagaatactttatatatatagctattgataaagcttataaataaatatatccatccaacaaattatctaataaaagtaatgaattaatagattttttaaaataatagattcattaattacacgtacaatgtacgttctttctgctagtaaTGAATCCACGTACCATTTTTGTACTATATttcaaacaaaagaaagaaaaagaaaaccctaaataaattgaacgaaaaaaaaacttaataaaCTACTCCACATGCAATTATTACTGTATTTGGAATTCAAGATTAATTTATTCATGCACAAAATATACTATATAATGATGTGACGCGTACAATAAGATTTTGATGCCTAACTTCAATATCACTACTTTTATAAAAACATGTGTATCCTTACAAATTTTAATATACCTAtagtatatttaattattttaaattctacaAATAgtctaataattaaaaacacacacacacacacactaaaaataaaaataaaagatcctCTGGTTTGATATCGATATAGCTCCATTTAATACCTAATAATTCGAAGATTACATTGGAACAGAAACATAGAAGAGCACTTGACCAACAATACAAGAAAACAAATCAACATACCTGCTCACAAAATGCTCTCTctttgacatcatctaatggtGATTTCACACTAATCTTAACGTGGTCAATCTACGCCTCGCGAAAAAGCTGTTTCTCACAGAAAGAATTAGGCTACAAAACAACACTCGAGATGATGGGAAGTAAAGGGAAATGACAAGCAATATACACAACTATAGGGCGGGGGGGGCCGTCACACGACTCACACCATTCTACCGCTGAGAAAAGTATGCCTTGTCTGCAGTAGAAAGCCGATCCTGGAAAATCCTCCATTCGTTTCTGCATCTCTCTCGTACCTATGATACGATGAAATGAAACAGGAATGAATTGGGAAACACAGAAAAGATTATAACGATGCTCGTATCGAGCTATACATAGTTCTGGATGTACATACCCCTTGCCATGGAGCTTTTCCATTATCGGTCTGTCCCTGAGGATTTTAGTAAATTTGGGTTTAGTGACACTTCCAACGACAATTCAACCCCACATATAAAAAATAGGATCGaaaattgaattgagaaaacACAAAAAGTTGTGAGTAAGCCAAGAAGGGAAGACGTAAGGATTATGACACATCAAATGAAGGCCGGGTAGCTATTGCTCATAAACAAGTGGCAAGGTAGAGAGGATAGTCATTTGTCAAGAACAAATATTTAGAAGGAGCAAAAGCATCCCACACATCCTAAACATTCAAAAGCCTGATTTACTGTCAATTCTTAATCAGAAATGATCACATCCAAACTATTGAGCATCAACGCTGGGTCCACACACAAAAATAGCCATTTTGTTGGCCCTAGGTGATGTCCGTATCAAACTTATCTCTAGTGAATATAAAAAATACACTGTTAGATTCAAGAAGAATGATTTAAACAAAAAGATCCAGTAAGTAGGTTGGAAGATTAAGCTGTTAGCACCTAGCAAGGTGTTGGTCTCTAACCTGATTTCCAAGTGACGGAATCACTTGATGAACAATCCATTGTGAGTCAACGACACCAATTTTTTCATGCGCAGGCTGCAGGGACAAGCAGAAGTGAGAAGAAGGTATTGACCGAGGAGATGGAAAATGGGAACTCACACATGtctgaaaaaaaattcaacagaAAACAGGAGCGAATGCCCACACACAAAcacagaaagagagagagatggaaactAACATTGACACATCTTCGTAATGCAAAATCCAATCCCCATCCATGCACCAAATCATTCTGCAAGCACAAGATTGTGCAGAGTTACTATTAAATCTCAAACACtgataataaaaaagaaaaagaaaaagaaaaagaaaagcaatctGATAAGCTCTAAGATAAAAAATTGATATGGGAAAGACTTGAGTGGTATTCCCCAAATTTGACAAACACCTGAATCATATGCCAAACACATCTCCAAGCTTCACGAGAAAATACTGGAGCCATGATTTCTACAAAGCTGCAAAATGGTAAAATACACATTATTCTAGCGGATTTGCCAGATGAAATAGTCTAGGTTAGGAGTTAAGGAGAGGTCAAATTTTAAACCCTTCACAGATTTTACACAGTGAGGGAAGTTCTCAAATTAAGAGGCACCCTGTCCCTCTCACTTAATAGCAGCACCAGAACAGAATGTCAAAGACAATTCCCAAGTACTATCTATATGGAAATTATCCCCTTAGATAGAGATTTGGTACAGAATATCTTAGATTCTTAGTTGATGGTAATACCCAGGAATTCCAGACAGACCAGTATTCAGTGCATATAGAGATACATACAGAGACAAAAGAGATATAAAAACACATATTGCCGGAATGTACTTACGCTGCACATGGAGGCAAACGCGGATCACTGCACCAGCCTGGTTTCTCCTCTGTATCCCTGTTTATCAATCACTTCACAttttataaatacatattttctcttttctcgGAAGGAGGATGaagtaaaaaaagaaacagCG is a window encoding:
- the LOC131000070 gene encoding UDP-xylose transporter 1-like isoform X2, with translation MGEMSNNQLGVMGALFLSVASSVSIVICNKALMSNLGFQFATTLTSWHLMVTYCTLHVALRLNFFENKTIDTKTVVLFGILNGVSIGFLNLSLGFNSIGFYQMTKLAIIPFTVLLETLFLKKQFSDKIKISLSILLAGVGIASVTDLQLNMVGTILSLIAILTTCIGQILTNTIQKRLNVSSTQLLYQSSPFQAAILFVSGPLLDQCLTKQNVFAYTYSPVVMVFILLSCLIAVFVNFSTFLVIGKTSPVTYQVLGHLKTCLVLAFGYTLLHDPFTARNILGILVAMLGMGLYSYFCTLESKKKLSPSLSSLQVKERETAPLLVSHQDKESKNSIV
- the LOC131000070 gene encoding UDP-xylose transporter 1-like isoform X1, encoding MGEMSNNQLGVMGALFLSVASSVSIVICNKALMSNLGFQFATTLTSWHLMVTYCTLHVALRLNFFENKTIDTKTVVLFGILNGVSIGFLNLSLGFNSIGFYQMTKLAIIPFTVLLETLFLKKQFSDKIKISLSILLAGVGIASVTDLQLNMVGTILSLIAILTTCIGQILTNTIQKRLNVSSTQLLYQSSPFQAAILFVSGPLLDQCLTKQNVFAYTYSPVVMVFILLSCLIAVFVNFSTFLVIGKTSPVTYQVLGHLKTCLVLAFGYTLLHDPFTARNILGILVAMLGMGLYSYFCTLESKKKLSPSLSSLQVISTLVFYYQFASHHGDVSLILILSLSVSSFVILPPSTKK